From a single Lolium rigidum isolate FL_2022 chromosome 7, APGP_CSIRO_Lrig_0.1, whole genome shotgun sequence genomic region:
- the LOC124672965 gene encoding two-component response regulator ORR42-like produces the protein MTSYVEGSPVKALIVEDSAVETMILSAMLRKFHCEITTAKNGKEAVQMFLEGKKFDIIFCDKDMPVMSGPEAIEKIRALGEIHVKIVGVSVGDNAQEAFMRVGADEFLPKPMELDVVGAIIQEIIKKKKNNDNV, from the exons ATGACTTCCTACGTTGAAGGATCCCCGGTTAAGGCACTTATTGTTGAGGATTCGGCTGTTGAGACCATGATTCTCTCCGCCATGCTGCGTAAATTCCACTGCGAGATTACTACGGCTAAGAATGGGAAAGAAGCAGTGCAAATGTTCCTCGAGGGGAAGAAGTTTGACATTATTTTTTGTGACAAGGACATGCCCGTAATGTCTGGGCCTGAG GCAATTGAGAAGATCCGTGCTTTGGGAGAAATTCATGTGAAGATTGTTGGAGTATCAGTTGGCGATAATGCCCAAGAGGCGTTCATGAGGGTCGGCGCTGATGAATTTTTGCCCAAACCAATGGAGCTTGATGTTGTCGGGGCGATAATTCAAGAGatcatcaagaagaagaagaataacgaCAATGTCTAA